The following coding sequences lie in one Arachis ipaensis cultivar K30076 chromosome B03, Araip1.1, whole genome shotgun sequence genomic window:
- the LOC107632830 gene encoding uncharacterized protein LOC107632830, with protein MTPSKGSLSSLNCHGGRLSGGHSCNNIGDGDINSLSKVEILKGQHPKCLCGLYAIISTSRTHKNLGRLFFGCPLYKEKFSHCKFFAWVDKIFDNKLKNDDSVKNVAIGGGEIVANISPMYDTDDAGLEHKLIELQNRIDLLEIQKNVVPKAEDKNRCTNVVLVIMFLAVLVLILSVTIAIL; from the exons ATGACACCAAGCAAAGGAAGCTTGTCGTCTTTAAATTGCCATGGTGGGAGACTCAGCGGTGGCCATAGTTGCAACAATATCGGAGACGGTGACATCAACAGCCTAAGCAAAGTTGAAATTCTCAAAGGACAACACCCAAAATGTCTATGCGGTTTGTATGCAATAATCTCCACTTCAAGGACTCATAAAAATCTGGGTAGATTATTTTTTGGATGCCCACTATATAAG GAAAAATTTTCTCATTGTAAGTTCTTTGCATGGGTTGACAAGATTTTTGACAATAAGTTGAAGAATGATGATTCAGTGAAGAATGTCGCCATAGGTGGTGGTGAGATTGTTGCTAATATTTCACCCATGTATGATACTGATGATGCTGGTTTGGAACACAAACTGATAGAGTTGCAAAATAGAATTGACTTGTTAGAGATTCAGAAAAATGTAGTCCCAAAAGCTGAGGACAAGAATAGATGTACGAATGTAGTACTTGTTATCATGTTCCTTGCAGTGTTAGTGTTGATTTTGTCAGTTACAATAGCTATTTTGTAA